The proteins below are encoded in one region of Micromonospora yangpuensis:
- a CDS encoding inositol monophosphatase family protein: protein MHCSTPAPQDLLALAVEVARTAATTAHRMRAEGVSTVATKSTVTDVVTAADRAVERQVVEALRRARPADAVLGEEYGQRESGPAGASGVRWIIDPIDGTVNYLYGLPYCAVSLAAEVDGQVVAGVVRNVVTGEEWTATAGGGAHRAGRRLRCSTETDLGQALVATGFGCDPARRSHQARVVAELIGQVRDIRRMGAAALDLCLVAEGRLDAYFEKGLAAWDLAAGGLVAAEAGVRVTGLNGAPPGPDLVVAAPPALFGALHDRLAELDAAGGP from the coding sequence ATGCATTGTTCGACGCCCGCGCCGCAGGATCTGCTGGCCCTGGCGGTCGAGGTGGCCCGTACGGCCGCCACGACCGCGCACCGGATGCGTGCCGAGGGCGTGTCGACGGTCGCCACCAAGAGCACCGTGACCGACGTGGTCACCGCCGCCGACCGGGCGGTGGAGCGGCAGGTCGTCGAGGCGTTGCGCCGGGCGCGTCCGGCCGACGCCGTGCTCGGCGAGGAGTACGGCCAGCGGGAGAGCGGCCCGGCCGGCGCCTCCGGCGTGCGGTGGATCATCGATCCGATCGACGGCACCGTCAACTACCTGTACGGGCTGCCGTACTGCGCGGTCTCGCTGGCCGCCGAGGTCGACGGCCAGGTGGTCGCGGGTGTGGTGCGCAACGTGGTGACCGGCGAGGAGTGGACGGCCACGGCCGGCGGCGGCGCCCACCGGGCCGGGCGGCGGCTGCGCTGCTCGACCGAGACGGACCTGGGGCAGGCGCTGGTGGCCACCGGCTTCGGGTGCGACCCGGCACGGCGGTCACACCAGGCCCGGGTGGTCGCCGAGTTGATCGGGCAGGTGCGGGACATCCGCCGGATGGGGGCGGCGGCACTGGATCTGTGCCTGGTCGCCGAGGGCCGGCTGGACGCCTACTTCGAGAAGGGGCTGGCCGCCTGGGACCTGGCCGCCGGCGGGCTGGTCGCGGCCGAGGCCGGTGTGCGGGTCACCGGGCTCAACGGTGCGCCACCCGGGCCCGACCTGGTCGTCGCCGCCCCACCGGCGCTCTTCGGGGCGCTGCACGACCGCCTGGCCGAGCTGGACGCCGCGGGCGGCCCGTGA
- a CDS encoding LytR C-terminal domain-containing protein, which produces MRALVVVGVLAVFALVFVVAAIVKDSQGDAGVAGGCPEGWPMADVALREPKDVKINVLNATDEVGQAGSTADDFRNRKFQVQKVGDEKKGVDGVAVLRFGPKGVGSAHLLRAYFLNNADQAYDPKRKDDTVDVVLGNGFAQLATTTEVNQSLGDLGSPVAPVGSCPMPVDK; this is translated from the coding sequence GTGCGAGCACTCGTTGTCGTCGGAGTGCTGGCGGTCTTCGCCCTGGTCTTCGTGGTCGCCGCCATCGTCAAGGACAGCCAGGGTGACGCCGGTGTCGCCGGCGGCTGCCCGGAGGGTTGGCCGATGGCCGACGTGGCCCTGCGTGAACCCAAGGACGTCAAGATCAACGTGCTCAACGCCACCGACGAGGTCGGTCAGGCCGGCAGCACCGCCGACGACTTCCGCAACCGGAAGTTCCAGGTCCAGAAGGTCGGCGACGAGAAGAAGGGCGTCGACGGCGTCGCGGTGCTGCGGTTCGGCCCCAAGGGAGTCGGCTCCGCCCACCTGCTGCGGGCGTACTTCCTGAACAACGCGGACCAGGCCTACGACCCCAAGCGCAAGGACGACACCGTCGACGTGGTCCTCGGCAACGGGTTCGCCCAGCTGGCCACCACCACCGAGGTCAACCAGTCCCTCGGTGACCTGGGCTCGCCGGTCGCACCCGTCGGCTCCTGCCCGATGCCCGTCGACAAGTGA
- a CDS encoding DUF4193 domain-containing protein, with protein MATDYDAPRRDEVDLGEDSLEELKARRVDSQSGAVDVDEAEVAESFELPGADLADEELTVKVLPMQQDEFRCARCFLVHHRSQLAVERNGELICRECV; from the coding sequence ATGGCCACCGACTACGACGCCCCGCGTCGCGACGAGGTCGACCTCGGCGAGGACAGCCTGGAAGAGCTCAAGGCCCGGCGGGTCGACTCACAGTCGGGCGCCGTGGACGTCGACGAGGCCGAGGTGGCCGAGAGCTTCGAGCTGCCCGGTGCCGATCTGGCCGATGAGGAGCTCACCGTCAAGGTGCTGCCAATGCAGCAGGACGAGTTCCGCTGTGCCCGCTGCTTCCTCGTCCACCACCGCAGCCAGTTGGCGGTGGAGCGAAACGGCGAGCTGATCTGCCGCGAGTGCGTCTGA
- a CDS encoding DUF3093 domain-containing protein, which produces MSPSSPSEFRSPTAPPGYTERLTLPWWLWLAGLAAAGLLAAEVWMGAPGVRAWLPFVLLLPVTAAGLWWCGRIRIEVRDGHLRVDDARLPVGFVADAIPLDVAGRREVLGVGGDPLAFVVQRPWVGGAVQVVLDDPADPTPFWVVSSRRPVELAEALLAARDARS; this is translated from the coding sequence GTGTCGCCATCCTCGCCGTCCGAGTTCCGGTCCCCCACGGCACCCCCCGGGTACACGGAACGGCTCACCCTGCCCTGGTGGCTGTGGTTGGCCGGGCTGGCCGCCGCCGGGCTGCTCGCCGCCGAGGTCTGGATGGGCGCGCCCGGGGTGCGGGCCTGGCTGCCGTTCGTGCTGCTGCTGCCGGTGACGGCGGCCGGGCTGTGGTGGTGCGGCCGGATCCGGATAGAGGTACGCGACGGGCACCTGCGGGTGGATGACGCCCGGCTGCCGGTGGGGTTCGTCGCCGACGCGATCCCGCTGGACGTGGCCGGCCGCCGGGAGGTGCTGGGCGTCGGCGGCGACCCGCTCGCCTTCGTGGTGCAGCGTCCCTGGGTCGGCGGGGCCGTCCAGGTGGTGCTCGACGATCCAGCCGACCCGACGCCGTTCTGGGTGGTCAGCTCCCGCCGGCCGGTCGAGCTGGCCGAGGCGCTGCTGGCCGCCCGCGACGCCCGGTCCTGA
- the dut gene encoding dUTP diphosphatase: MTDVVGVAVRQLDPELPLPAYAHPGDAGADLVAATDVELPPGGRALVPTGVAIALPPGYVGLVHPRSGLAARLGVTVLNAPGTVDAGYRGEILVNLINHDRVTPARISRGDRIAQLVVQRVARAEFRPVAELPASRRGVGGHGSTGGHAGLGASPTAGQRAGVRTEEVAG; encoded by the coding sequence GTGACCGACGTCGTAGGCGTGGCGGTGCGCCAGCTCGATCCGGAGCTGCCGCTGCCGGCGTACGCCCATCCCGGTGACGCCGGGGCGGACCTGGTGGCGGCCACCGACGTGGAACTGCCCCCCGGCGGCCGGGCGTTGGTCCCGACCGGGGTGGCGATCGCGTTGCCGCCGGGGTACGTGGGCCTGGTCCATCCCCGGTCCGGTCTGGCGGCCAGGCTCGGCGTGACGGTGCTCAACGCGCCCGGTACGGTCGACGCCGGCTACCGGGGTGAGATCCTGGTGAACCTGATCAACCATGACCGGGTCACCCCGGCGAGGATCTCCCGGGGGGACCGGATCGCGCAGCTCGTGGTGCAACGGGTGGCGCGGGCCGAGTTCCGCCCGGTGGCGGAGCTGCCCGCCTCCCGGCGTGGCGTCGGTGGGCACGGATCGACCGGCGGGCACGCCGGGCTCGGCGCGTCCCCGACGGCGGGACAGCGGGCGGGCGTACGGACGGAAGAGGTGGCAGGGTGA